Within Rattus rattus isolate New Zealand chromosome 12, Rrattus_CSIRO_v1, whole genome shotgun sequence, the genomic segment CCCTGGAATAGGCCTCCATGGTGGCTCTCAGCTGAGGGAAGCTCCTTGTGGCGAGGATCATGTTGAAACAGGATTCGTCTGTCCCtagcctcccctccccagcctgatAGAGGCGCTGGGCGTCTTCCTGGGCCATCTGGTGGTTTACACTCGGGCTCTCGTCACGGTTTCCCTGCGAGAGGAAGGCAGGCATCAGAGGTGAAATTCTTTCCCCAGTCTAGTCACTGGGATTTATCAAACGTGAATGCACCGTCTGCCATGTAAGCCCTGCCTTTCCAAATCCCTGTTCGTTACACTTAGTTTCGGACTTCGGAATAAACTGTCGTGCTTTAGTAAGGCTACAGTGAGGgtttcagagctctgagtgctaAAGTACGAGATATCGAGGAAGAAAGTATCAACTctctctcaaaggaagaaaagggtaaTTCTCTTCAGCTGGGATTTGAGATCAAAGCACTCTGCAGAGACCCATTCCTATAAACTCTGAAGCAGAGAGCACTCACTTTGTGCCGGGCCTTATGTTAAGTTATAGGACACCAGAGTCTACAGGACAATGAAAGATTTCAGACCCAAGTACACTTATTACACACACATTTGTTATGAGGGCTGAGAATACAGCTCAGTGATAGGCAGTTTTTGCCTTGCATGAATGAACCCCTacattcaatccccaggacagaaacaaaagaaaacaaacaatgaatTGACCATGAAGACTTGGTAAAATGACGTATGAGGGTTTGGAAGAGGGCAAGTCCTGGTGCCCATCTGAGGAACCAAACAGGAAGATGCTTCTTAAAGCTACAGGCATCTCTGGAGAAGCGCGTGGCACGAGGAAGGGTATAGTCGTAGTTCAAAGGGGTAACCGGACATAACACAGAAAAACGTATTCCAAAGTGGGCTGAAGCCCAGACACCAGGCCTGCAACCTCTAGCATTTTtgcaaatacaaataataaatgtattttaaatgtgttcAGCGAAGGAACTTCAAATAATTCCTTGGGTTTAAGTACATAATATAGTCCCCATTTTCTTAGAAGtgacttctctcttttccttcccaccCTAGAAAGGTCCGGATGGGTCACAAACGCTGCATAAAGACGAGCCGACTGAGACTCATGCTTTCATTCAACAGCTCTCTCTGCTGTGTCCTCCCCTCTTGCCATTCTTGAAACCTGACCTCCTCTTCTGCTTTGGTGTTCAAGGCAAATTCAGTTCTGTCCGGCATTTTCCTCTGCTCACTTTTGTAGCTCCCGCCGTTGCACACTATCCCAGACCCACTGTATATCTTGAACACTTTCTGTAACTCTCTTTCCATGGCTCCTCAGAGCCCCTCCTCCACTTTTAGATCCCTTGAGATCCTATTGTGTTGTTCACAAGCAGGCAGCCTGTAACTCCCGATACTCACCACGTGTTAGTCTTTTGTGTGTCTGTCAAACACATCAaccttcccttcctggttttttttttttttcccggagctggggaccgaacccagggccttgcgcttgctaggcaagcgctctaccactgagctaaatccccaacccccccttcctGTTTTTAATACTATTCCACATACGCTCTTGGAGTGTTTCCTGTCCCCTCTCTGCATACCTGGGGAATAATAAGGCAGATGCCAACTGCAGAGAGAATGTCTTGTGTACTGTgtagaagcatcacctgtcaatcaaaTGCTGATGGCCTATGAGCAAAAGGCAGGGCTAACAAGGGGTCGGGGCTTacagggggtggaggtgggggtgggggagtgctgGTAGAGATAggaactctgaggagacagacaggtgaGGGAAAAGATTTGCCACCCGgactctgaggagacagacataTGAAACTGAtgagaggtaaccagccacgtggcaaACACAGAATAGTTTAATGGCTTatataagttatgagctagttgggGAACAGGCGCAAGCTTACAGCCTACACATTTACTCGTAAATAGTTAAGCCTTCATTATTCGGGAACTGGGGCGCACGTGGGAAAGCTCGCAGTTACGCCAACTGCAGTACTCTCCTGTGCTCCtacctctgctcctctgcctcgGACACCTGCTGGCACTTTCACTGTGGCCCACATTACCTGACATGACACTGCAAAGCTGTCATGGATCTCACCTTCATCTCCACCACAGAGCCTCGGGAAGGttctgacttcatgaaatctaaGAGAagttattttcctcttccttacAGAACTCAGTCTCAGTAGTAACTAGAAGAAATCCGCCCACTGCATTCTGTGTTGTTCCACAAAGACGGCAATAATCCAAGGGGCTAACACTAATAAAGAATGTTCCCTGGTGACAGGTACAAATGTATGTCCCTTCGCTAACGAACAGTCATTAACACTGACTTTACTCACCTGGCACATGGACACGAGGAGCCGTTCGAAATGTCCTGAGGTATCCGATCTAATGTCTCTCTCGAGCTCGCGTCCAAACTCTAATTGATAGCATCTAACAATGTCTCGGATTTCTTGATTTGTTCTTGTGCACAAAATCTCTATCAACACACGCTCTTGAGTTCCTGCTCCCTATATGAAATGAGGAGAGGAGGATTACACCAAAGCAAAGGGAGTTCTCTGAAGATGCCTCAGCTGTAGTTCAGACGATACAAAACAATTTTGTCTCATCCATCTGCACACTGGGAACTATCGGAGCGTGTGAGGTACAGATACAAGCAATACGGACTAACCGCAGAAAATAAGACAGCATACCTGCATCGCCTTCCGCAAACTCCAGGCATCATAGTACGTAGGAGGCATGAACAGGGCAAGGATTAATTCTTCCATGTTTCCACTCAACTCTGACTTGAGATCTTTAATTAAATCCTGTTTAATGACATATGAGAAGCTTACAGGATTTCTGTATCTTATTTCACATAAATCActtacaaaaaataattttaaaagctgtttaTGTGTACGGCTattttgtctatctgtctatgcACGCACGCCTGAAATGAcagtgcaggccagaagagggcacagaaggCCCCCGGAGGTGGAGTTACAAAGGGtagtgagctgctatgtgggtgcagggaacagaacccgagtcctctggaagagcagccagcgctcttaaccactgggccacctcctCAACCCCTCACTTGAATCTTTTAAGGAAAATATGCAAAAACTAAGTGGAACTGGCACTATGAAAGTTGAAATTTCAAATCTGAATGTGATATACAAAAGAACGAGGAAATCTATGAAATTCAGTAGTGAATTCCTTGTGTCTGTAAACACTTGAATCCTTGCTGCGGTTCTTCTATTGtaccacacacaaaggcacaagGGTCGGCTAGAAAAAGAATAGGTCAAAATAACGAAATGAGGGCTGGTAAGATGCTAAGTGGGTAAAAGATACTTGCCAATGGGTTCAACCCCTGGGGTTCACATGGGgcaaggagagaactaactcctgacTTCCATACACATATGgtgacatgcacacatactcatagaTAGCCCCCCgcacaaaactaaataaatggatgtaaaaatacaaaatacgcAGGTATTTACTTAGTATAAGAAACTACTTTTGGCTCTAGAAAGAAGTAGAAATCACTCTTATCTTGGTCTTATCGAGACCGCAAACATCTGAAGAGATAACACAAAGCAAACCGTACTCTAGCACTACTTGGCTTTGTCTGGTGCGCTGTGTGTTCAGAAGCTGAGCTCTGTGCCCCTGTCCAGACGGCAGCCTAATCCTGGTGTACTGTACTAATCAATGTGCTGTAAAGCGTGCTCCCCAATGATCCCTcattggttaataaaaggctaGACCCCATGACTGGGCAGAGGATAGGAAGACTTAAGATCAAATTGGGGATAGTGGGGGGGAgcgaaaggagaaaggagagagagggagaatgagaagaagagaggagggaaaaagaggtTACTATGAGGCAGGACAGACCATGAGCATGTCGCCAAAGAAGGTCGCAATGAGGTCACTCATGAAACAGCAAGACGCAGTTGTCAAGTAATGGGGCATTTATCTGGTTATTAATAGACTAGCTGGGTTTTAATAGTCCCAGGACCTGCCCAGTCTAGGTTTATAGCTTGTTAATAAAGTGATGTTTCTGTGTTGTTTGCTCAAAAGCTAAATGGGAAAGAGTAGGAAGAAAACCCCCAACAAAAGAACCTCGATATAGCCCTGAGGTGCTCTGAATGAGGATGGCCCCACGGGCTCACTGTATAATTGCATGCTCCATCCTCAGCTGGCAGAAGGTTTGCAAAGAGTTAGTACATGAGGCCGTGTGGGAGGTGCTGTggcactgggggtgggctctgacgttgcaaaagcccacaccaggcctaGTGTTGCTTTCTGTCTCAGGCTTTCAGATAAGCTgtgagctctcagccactgctccagctccTGGCCTACCTGCATCCTGCCATGTTCCCCGCCATGATAGTCACAGAGTAGCTCTCTGAAACCGTAGAACCTGAGTCCCCTGGaaactcttccataagttgcCTCATGGTTATCTCCCACAGGTAACTAAGACAAGTGTCGAATTGgtaacacagaaacaaaagccagGTGACTTCCAAAGTGGGCTAGGAAGCTCAAAGAAAGCTTTTAGCTCCTACCTTAAAGAGTGCAAGAAAACGAACAGGCAAAGAGAAGGAGACAGCTACTTAAGACAAGGTAGATGGGCTACACACCAAGAACAGAGGAGGCTCTCAGCGGTGCAATTATCTATAGTAGTTTTGTGTATGAAGTAGGGTCTTACTGTGGAGACAGGCTAACCCAGAACTCCTTGCTCTCTCCATCTCAGCCACTTGTGCTAGAATCgtaggtgtgcactgccacacccagctctttAGAAgaataatttcttggtttttaatcAATGAAGAAACAGGGCCAAGTATGTGTCTGGCTACATTTTTTGGCATTTTGGTAGGTGCCAGGGGATATCTGGAAAGAGGAGCCTCGATTGAGACAACGCCTGCCTCCATCACACTGGCCTGGAGCTGAGTCTGGAAGGCGTACCCTTGATGCACCATTGAATGACTGACAGACGATGGCTTGCAGTCCTGGGCTGTGCATGAGGGCAAAGCAGGCAAGCTGtggggagcaggccagtaagcagcactcctccgtggtCTCTATTCAGTTCcagccctgcctgccttcccataggaaggagagaacccattcCGGCAATACGTACCCATGTGCAATGTGGCTTGAACatatccacatgcatgcatgcatccatccatccatccatccatccatccatccatccatatacacaaaggaagaataaacaaatgaagaaaaaaagacagcctGGCAAGGGGACTCAGTACACACccaaaatatacatgcacacaataaatacaatgtattactactactactactactactactactactactactactactactactactactactactgttactactactactattgctactgatgatgatgatgatggtagtgatgatggtgatgatgatgatggtggtggtgatggtggtgatggtggtgatgatggtggtgatggtgatgatgaaatAAAGTGTGTCTGAACTGGGCAGAGGAAGACAGGCTGGACAAGCTGATGGACCACTAGCCTATTCTGAAGACAGTAATCAGGCTGCAGCAGAAGATGTTTGGAAAGTTTAGGATTTGTGTGTAAATGAAAAAGCAGTGCTAGCCACTTCTCCCCATTATACCTGAGGAACAATGGCATTTTTTTGCCATGAACTTTGCTACACTTGGTCATCGATTCGACAAACACTCACTAAGGAACCACTCATTACACACCCGAGGCGGAACATGAAGAGGACAACACGACATGGGTTTTGCGAAGGAAGCGCACAGGTTCTGAGAGTCGGTGGTGAGGCCAGCAGTAGCACAGATTTTAAAGAATCATTGTGGGACCTCAGTGGAAGGACCAGCCAGTGCTGCCCCATTTAATGAGGGACACATGGCAGCTGATAGTCGAAGCCAGATCTTGAAAAAGTTGTTTACCGTGCATGAAGAGAGGAGACGCGTAATAACCCCGGAGTACAGCATGTGCTAACACAGAAGTATAAAAGACCAGTTCCACATAATTATACCCCAAGACACGCTTGGAGGGAAGAAAACGGGAAAGGTCACCAATGGCTGAGAAGGAACAGGGACAGGGTAAGGAGCAGGTCTTGATGGGATCCTGTCTACTGTTTCCTGAAACGGTCAAATAAAAGATGCATATGAGGCGGGAAGGCTGCTCGCAAGTAACAAAGGTTTTGAAGAGACACTGACACTGGAATGTGGAGGTTTGCTGTGCATTACTGGAACGCTGAACTCTACCTGGAAGGTCTAGGCCTACGATTACCAGTTTTTGTTGCACACGCTTtgctccttgatttaaaactattacaCAGAATTGGCCAAAGCTATTatttactggagggattagaggttgGTGGCttttgagttacctggttgggGGTGGCCGAagtgagaggaaaggaggagagggagacggTGCCATGAGAGATGGAGCCTGAGggcatggccaggagaaacagcaaggacTCGGGGTACACTGCAGCCTGTGAAGTCCGTTTATCTATCCATTCCCCCACAGCATTAGTAAAAATACAGTGTCCACTCTGACACAAATTCAGATGCAGTAGACCCTGCTGTGCTAAGGGGAAAAGCTTACCTTGCCATACATGGTCTTAAAAGCTGCTTTAATTTGTTGCCTCTGGTCATTGGAACGGTTGGACACGACATCCACAATCGCTTGCTCATCAGTCCCTGGAAGAATCATGGATATTTATATTAAGGATGAAACTTCTTCCAGGCACCAGATGACACCGAGGTGCTCGCCGACAAGGGACTCTGTCTATGGTGTGAAAAGACAATCCATTCTCCTTACCAAACCCCTTCATTGCTTTGCGGAGAATCTCTGCATCCCTCATAGCATCGAAGTTGGAGGCTGGGCGGATGGTTCCTTGGGTGCCCTGAGTCATCGCAGCAGGCTGAGAACAACCAAAGGTGTAAAATTCAAGTAAGGACTTTGCTCGGACAGTAAGGCAACATGAAGACTTCATCCAGTTATCATCTGTGTACGAGGGCCTTAGGGCAAGGCTATGAGATGTATCACCAGGCCTCATTTGGAACAGGCAGATCCAGCCCTCTTCCAAACACACTCGTCTCCTACCAACAGAGAGCCACACAGCAACCTTGCCTGAGATATGAGACGCGAGTCGAACTCGTGAGGTTAAAGTCACAACCTTCTTATGCCATAGCTTCCTTTTTGACAGAAAAGGGAAGACCCCTGACCAACAGGAGATGatagtggaggggagggaggggaaactgcagtcggggatgtaatgtatgagagaagaataaaaaataaaaaagtaaaataagtgaAAGAAGAGCTGAGTGATAGCATTTGATTTGAAGAAAAAATAGTGTTAATGATGTAGACCATGAGTGCCCAAGTGAATTTCACACTAGCAGTGGAAAATCTCTCTTCATTTCCTGTATGATCTATTTATTTGCCAAGATACGAAGTAAACATTTTGTATGATGGTGAGAAAAGCACGAAGTGGAAGTGCTTCATATGCTACATTAAATAAACAGAACAGGAAGGCGGGGGCTGTAGCTTAGTGGCAGCAAACTAGCAAGTGTGAGGTCCAGGGTTCAATCCCCGGGCCATACAAAAGAGGGAGAAACAAATCACAATAGAATATTTTGCAAGCACAAATCTACATGgctataaaaattcattttcagaGTAATTAACAAGTTTACACAGGAATTATGTATGTGCTAAAAATTAGAGGGCAAAGGAATGCCGAGAGCCAAGACATTCGCACAGTTTGCAACGTTACTGGGTAGACCCAGTTACTGGTGTCAGGGAACTAGTGATGGAACGAGCCAAGAGTAAATGCCTTCAGACATGGTGTGCTGGGGAAACTCACTTCTGATGGACTCCTGCCAAAACAGCCTGACCCGAATTTAAACACGGGGAAAGATCAGACACACCCAAACTGAGACATACTTGTAGTACTCTTCAAAGTGCACAGGTCATAAATGAAGAAGACTGAGGACCTTTCAAAGAGGGCTCAAGAGACAGGACAGTAATTCAGTGTTCCATTCTGGGTTTCGTCTTGAGCCAGAAGGACTATACTGGAACACTTAGGGGAATTTGAAAAAGGTCTAAGTTATAGTGCTACACTAATTTAACTTCTTGATTCTGATCATACTATGTTTTTGTTGGAAGATAGCATTTGGAGAATCTAGAAAGTCTGTGTAGTCTGGCTGCAATTTTGTTTGTAAGCCTgagtttaaaaatcaaaagttccCATGCAATGTTGTATATCTGCAAGCAcgtctgtttgcctgtctgtgtTCTAAGGATGAACTGGGGTGCGGCACATGCCTGGCATTACCACTAACAGCATCTCAGGAACCAACTGCTCTCTTAAAATGCTCATGCCAAGGCTTAAAAGGGGTGTGATGAAGACGACACTCGTGACATGgttctgtctgtttgcttttagatgtaatgtgttttatttaaccTACCATCTCCAATGTAGTCAAcataatttcaaattataaacAGGTTCCCTACCACgtaagaaagacagaggcaggaagatctctgagttcaaggctcagCCTGACATttatactgagttccaggatagccagggatacacagtaagatactgtctcaaaaaactaaaatttaaatttaaaacttaaatttcttaataaaaaaaaaaaaaaaagagagaggccggagagacggctcaacGACAGGAGGACTCGATGCTCTTACAGAGAAGccggttcagtttccagcatacTCGCTCGGCCATCTGCCTGTAACCACTTCAGTCCCAGAGAATCtgaccctcctctgacctctgcaggcaccaggcacgtaCATGGGGGCCATATACACCCACAGCCAAAACTCtcacacattaaataaagtaaataaatcctaaaacaaagaacaaaacctccCCAACACTTgttaagagacaaaaaaaaaaagaaaaaaaaaaaaaaaaaaaaaaaaaaaagaatggaatgtGAACAAGTCAGTAGCCGCAAGAGGAAAAGCCTCCccacagtgctgggaactgaatccaggctCTGTGCAAGACAGGAAGGAGATTCCACTGAGGcaagctctccagccccaagggaatGCTGTGACTGTTAGCAATTCCTCCCACTCATATACATTATCGCCGTAATATCGTTTTATTAAAAAGGCTTAGCAGTTACTCCCCACTAATGTCTAAGCCAGAAATGCAAACGGAGAACAAATATTTCCATAGTGgttttaaggaaaaattaaaattattctatttgTGATACATACTGCAGTATAAAAAGGTATTTCCAACATATTCTTCATATGTAAACCTCCACCAGGAACCAGAAAGAGGCCcgagactgaagagagaacaaagCCTTCTTCACTCTGATGAAAGGTGGGCAGTGGGGCACAGGAAACAGGCTTGGGGTGAGGAGGGGGGCAGAAGCAACCCGAGAAGTGTGTGTGACAAGCCCATCTGTTACTCTGTAAGTGAACGCCAAAACCCCTCAGTGTAGCAGGAGGCTTGAATAACGAGGCCTTAGAGGAAGGTGTTGGGAGAACAGAAGATAACAGAAGCTATGAGGTACGAAAGCAGAAAAGAGAGGATAATacgggagagggaaaggggtcctcaggagagagacaggggaaggggagaacatGTAAGACGTAACACACACAcgggcatatgtgtgtgcacatatattatttataaagattACACTGAAGCCCATTGCCTCCcatgctaatttaaaaattaatgattaaGAGGCCAGCAAGCTAAAGGGCTCattgggtaaaagtgcttgttgcTAAGCACCTGAGTTCATTCCTGGGGACTCACActgtagaagaagagaaccaatttctGTAGgatctcctctgacctccacatatactaTGGCAgctgtgttcacacatgtgcatgcacataggaacacatacatgaacatatacagGAAAACGCACACAACATGCTTAAATTACAATCAAAAGTCTCTTTCGCAATTAAGGTAACTACAGATTTGGGTTAAAAGCAATCTACTGTGGTTTTAGAAGAGCCTCTCTACGGTTCTGCTAGTCAGAAGAACTGTGTGTTAGGactgtctaggctccgccccagtTACCTAGCAACGGCCAGGTGTGCCTGACCCAATCCGCTCTCTCTTCCATTCTTGCTCTCGCTCAcacagaagtaattttaaaagtcaagatACAGGGAAGCATCCAAGATTAGCAATCTTGGTCTTGTAATTTGCATAGGACATAAAAGAACAGAGCAATTTATAAGATAGAATGAAGTTGGAGACCTATCTGGAGAGGTAGGGAGAGGATTTTCAATATGGGAAACCTTAGAGGGCAGTTGAGAAGTTAGTTCAGCAAACTTAACTAGCTACCATGTTTAAAGTTCTGCCAAGCATTGAGGGGAAACAAAGATACAACCCGAGTAAACATAACACTAGAAATCAGGAGCGAGGCCAGACATGGCGGTCCACAcctcaagaggtagaggcaggggatcgaggccagcctggtctacacactgagttccaggaccaaATGCTGGCATACATGGATGAGCTAGGATTAGGATTAGGATTAGGATCAGTAAGCAGTCTACTCACATCACTGCTATAATCCAAAGAAACAGGGGAGAAAGCAGGATAGGAAGAGAAGGGCTCTGCGTCAATctgaaagaagaatggaaagcTATGAagggagagcagaagagaaagcTGCCTCCATAAGTCTGACACACGACCTCAGACCTAAGGCCACGGCTGTAACTGCTGAGGGCAGAGACGCTATGCAGGCACGCATGCACTCTCTAGGACGGCGGGACAGCACTGTCACCTATGAGAAGGATGGAGGCTGCTCTTACCTCATGTACCAGACGCTATGTGAAGCGGATGGGCCAAAGCCCACACGGTCCATCCAGAGCAAAGTCTGTGTCTCCCATTAGTGTGACAGACCATTTCCTCTGCTTCACAAGAGTGGCGCCATCCCTCGGCCCTGAGTCCCAGGTACCCACACTGAATTTAAAGGGTAGAAGACAGACGTGcacaaggagacagaagcaaaagtACCTGGCCAGGGTAGGGAGACTGTCCTCCGGGGTACTGAGATGGCATCTGCCCTCCAGGAAAGCCACCTGTGTGTTGAGAGCAAACCGTGTATATTGAACACAGAAACACAAGAGCACTCTAAGGTAGGGGACAGCGGGTTTCCATACGTCGTTCTGCACTGGTCTTTGTTTACATCTGTGCCCCTCCAAACAACCACGCTTTGCTTTGAGGTCATATACActgctccctttccttcttccaccgTGCCTCTAAACCTCTTCTTCAGACTCAGTGGCTTGCACTGTTAATCCCAGACACTGCCTGGCTGCCTTTGACCAACAAAGGAATCTGCATTCTACAAAAaatgttccaggacagcatgggttacagagtgagaccctgcctcaaaacaagtagagaaataaaacttttcccAATCCCATAATCTTCACAGGacgatcttttttatttttcaattttttataaatgtaacttaatatttattttcatgttttgtgtatgagtgttctgattacatgtatgtctgtccgtgcaccacatgggtgctttctgccagcagaggccagaacaggtCTCCTATatgactgctgggaattgaacttgagttcgagttaagagcagtcagtgttcttaatccactaagccatctctccagccccaatcttgtaaatattgatttattaaatgaaaaatcaaGTTAGGTCTAATACATCTCTTAATAAGATCCTAacaaatattatatatctataacagactttaagatttatttattttatatatgaatacactgtagctgtcttcagacaccagaagagggcatcagatccctttatatgGTCATGAGCcttcctgtggttgctgggaattgaactcagggcctctggaagagcagttaatgctcttaacctctgagccatctctctagcccttataacagactttttttaaaattatatatgcgAGTGTATAGACACCTGTAGAGGCCAGATGTGTAGGGTCCcccgggactggagttagaggtggctgTAAGCTGCCTGCCGTCATTGTCGTCAGGCAAACTGAGGTCCCCTACAAGAACAGTGCACCCTTTCAACTGCCGAGCCCTTGACTTAGCTCCTCCgtatcttaaaacaaagaaaaccttgAACTAAGCTCAATTCTGATTCCATCTGAAATCTGTCAGGATAGAGTTCTGGGGGTGGTACCTAGTTTTAGACTCTAGGACAGACTAGTTAAtagaaaaaattattatattattattattattattattattactattatcatcTCCATTTTACTGATTATGATCTCATATCAAATTGAGACTACATCCTGAAGATTATTTCCAGACTTGTATAAACATTCCCTGAAGACTTTCTCAAATACTATCTAAGTTTTCTGGACAATGAAAAGCTCACAGGATCATCACAGTCTCTCTGTGGACAGCTGGACACACCTGGGACTGGAACCTGGGCTGGTCCACCGCCGTAAGACTGTGCAGGTGGCTGTGGATAGCCAGCAAAGCCTGCTCCACCAGGTGGGGCCCCAAAGCCTTGGCCTgcagagattaaaaaaacaacatcTCAATAAGCCATGCAGAAGAGCCATTCGTAGTAACCTCGGCACCCAGGACTGCTATGAGCCGgtggctagcctgagctacgaAGTGAGCTCCAAGCCACCCTGGAATGCAGGctgaaaacttgtctcaaaacacaagccTTGTAATGCagagaaaaatctaagaaaaatgtCGACTGTTATCAGAGGAAACGTGTCAGTCATGCTGTAACAGTCATCAACTCCCAGCACACTGGGAATTATGGTTGAGGGTCAGTGAGCCCCTCAGTagggaaaagcacttgctgccaagcctgaccacctgaagtgatccccagaacccaagtggTGGAAGAGCGGAACTGATTctgacatacacaaacacaccacggcactcatggacacacacacacacacacacacacacgtacatacagaATCAAAAAAACCTAAGCTAAGTTTTCAAAGTTTTAGTATGACTGGGCCTAGTGGAgcctgcctttgatcccagcacgtgggaggcagaggcaggtggaccgcTAAGttctggaccaggctggtctacagagtgagctcagcACTGAGCACTGCCAAgatacacagagaagtcctgttttaaataaactgaaagtTTTAGTACATTTAACTTCTTTAGTAGCTCTGGTAACAATATAAGTCACTAtggtgagt encodes:
- the Anxa7 gene encoding annexin A7 isoform X1, translated to MPGSSGTPLSVRMSYPGYPPTGYPPFPGYPPAGQESSFPTSGQYPYPSGFPPMGGGAYPPAPSGGYPGAGGYPSPGGYPAPGGYPGTLNPGGPPAYPGGQGFGAPPGGAGFAGYPQPPAQSYGGGPAQVPVPGGFPGGQMPSQYPGGQSPYPGQPAAMTQGTQGTIRPASNFDAMRDAEILRKAMKGFGTDEQAIVDVVSNRSNDQRQQIKAAFKTMYGKDLIKDLKSELSGNMEELILALFMPPTYYDAWSLRKAMQGAGTQERVLIEILCTRTNQEIRDIVRCYQLEFGRELERDIRSDTSGHFERLLVSMCQGNRDESPSVNHQMAQEDAQRLYQAGEGRLGTDESCFNMILATRSFPQLRATMEAYSRMANRDLLSSVSREFSGYVESGLKTILQCALNRPAFFAERLYYSMKGAGTDDSTLVRIVVTRSEIDLVQIKQMFTQMYQKTLSTMIASDTSGDYRKLLLAIVGQ
- the Anxa7 gene encoding annexin A7 isoform X3, which encodes MPGSSGTPLSVRMSYPGYPPTGYPPFPGYPPAGQESSFPTSGQYPYPSGFPPMGGGAYPPAPSGGYPGAGGYPSPGGYPAPGGYPGTLNPGGPPAYPGGQGFGAPPGGAGFAGYPQPPAQSYGGGPAQVPVPGGFPGGQMPSQYPGGQSPYPGQIDAEPFSSYPAFSPVSLDYSSDPAAMTQGTQGTIRPASNFDAMRDAEILRKAMKGFGTDEQAIVDVVSNRSNDQRQQIKAAFKTMYGKDLIKDLKSELSGNMEELILALFMPPTYYDAWSLRKAMQGAGTQERVLIEILCTRTNQEIRDIVRCYQLEFGRELERDIRSDTSGHFERLLVSMCQGNRDESPSVNHQMAQEDAQRLYQAGEGRLGTDESCFNMILATRSFPQLRATMEAYSRMANRDLLSSVSREFSGYVESGLKTILQCALNRPAFFAERLYYSMKGAGTDDSTLVRIVVTRSEIDLVQIKQMFTQMYQKTLSTMIASDTSGDYRKLLLAIVGQ
- the Anxa7 gene encoding annexin A7 isoform X2, with translation MSYPGYPPTGYPPFPGYPPAGQESSFPTSGQYPYPSGFPPMGGGAYPPAPSGGYPGAGGYPSPGGYPAPGGYPGTLNPGGPPAYPGGQGFGAPPGGAGFAGYPQPPAQSYGGGPAQVPVPGGFPGGQMPSQYPGGQSPYPGQPAAMTQGTQGTIRPASNFDAMRDAEILRKAMKGFGTDEQAIVDVVSNRSNDQRQQIKAAFKTMYGKDLIKDLKSELSGNMEELILALFMPPTYYDAWSLRKAMQGAGTQERVLIEILCTRTNQEIRDIVRCYQLEFGRELERDIRSDTSGHFERLLVSMCQGNRDESPSVNHQMAQEDAQRLYQAGEGRLGTDESCFNMILATRSFPQLRATMEAYSRMANRDLLSSVSREFSGYVESGLKTILQCALNRPAFFAERLYYSMKGAGTDDSTLVRIVVTRSEIDLVQIKQMFTQMYQKTLSTMIASDTSGDYRKLLLAIVGQ